One Alligator mississippiensis isolate rAllMis1 chromosome 16, rAllMis1, whole genome shotgun sequence genomic region harbors:
- the IZUMO4 gene encoding izumo sperm-egg fusion protein 4 — MGTAQWLLGLWVAAALALGVTRGCLQCDPGFTTHFTTYKPRFSLWPWGLGGRSAVTKLLQTWPGDTLQELELRIPAEIPMNCLHHIAVRVYERLDKLLQSKRHSKAVLLKDLRSIFREQVQMLRKAIVESRMKCERHCGIAQYDTVSCTTCDFSSTPCFGYNCESSEEWEEALKGLFAYIKNIPTKSEDWAVTLRRIPGFHNCSSTSPAMLNFERINATMSETWHTMLENSTEGQQMDRSLPERKIDC; from the exons ATGGGCACGGCCCAGTGGttgctggggctgtgggtggcagcgGCGCTGGCGCTGGGTGTGACGCGGGGCTGCCTGCAGTGTGACCCTGGCTTCACCACCCACTTCACCACCTACAAGCCCCGCTTCAGCCtgtggccctgggggctgggcggCAGGTCGGCGGTGACCAAGCTGCTGCAGACCTGGCCCGGTGACACGCTGCAGGAGCTGGAACTCAGGATCCCCGCCGAGATAC CTATGAATTGCCTGCATCATATTGCAGTCAGGGTGTATGAGAGACTTGACAAGCTGCTGCAGAGCAAGCGGCACTCAAAAG ctGTTCTCCTTAAAGATCTCCGCTCCATTTTTCGGGAGCAGGTCCAGATGCTGCGGAAGGCCATAGTCGAAA GCAGAATGAAGTGTGAGCGGCACTGCG GAATTGCCCAGTATGACACGGTCTCGTGCACAACCTGCGACTTCTCCTCAACGCCCTGCTTTGGATATAACTGCGA GTCATCAGAGGAGTGGGAAGAGGCTCTGAAAGGCCTTTTTGCCTACAT aaaaaatatcCCTAC GAAATCAGAAGACTGGGCCGTTACCTTGAGACGAATCCCTGGCTTCCA CAACTGCTCATCCACCAG CCCAGCAATGCTCAACTTTGAAA GGATAAATGCCACCATGTCCGAGACCTGGCACACCATGCTTGAGAACAGCACTGAAGGACAGCAAATGGACAGGAGTCTCCCAGAAAGAAAAATTGACTGCTGA